TCTTACGTTCAGGATGTAAAGATTAATATTTATCTTCTAAATGatatgtgttttcatttgtgtcaGAAAAATTCAAgtgatttaaacattaaatttgtGTGTAGCCTTTGGTTTGCCTCAAAGTAGCTTTCCTGTGATGTCCTCAAAGTGCTCATATATAAGTAGTTTTATTACATTTGCTTGGCTTAAGCTTCCTTCACTTTCATTTTAGTTGGTATTCCTTGGAGTCCAAGCCAGGCAccaagaaaaaggaaagaggcCGCATCCAAGTGAGCATCCAGTTCATGAGAAATAACATGACAGCCAGCATGTTTGACCTCTCCATGAAAGAGAAGCCTCGCTCACCGTTTTCCAAACTCAAGGACAAGATGAAGGGGCGAAAACACGACAGCGGCTTCGGTGATACATCCTCTGCTATCCTGCCCCATTCTGCCGTGTGCGACACGGAATACAACCGTCAGCCCTCTGTGACAGATCCAAAACCCCAGCATGAAGCAAAGGTCAAAAGACCACTACTAACTGGAACCCATAAACTCTCTGCAGCACATTCCATGTCAGATCTCATTGGTTCCAACGCCTGTCCCAAGCCGGACTCCATGAACTCCACTGAAGAGTCTGGTAAGGACAAATATTCTATATTTTGCAGCGACTTGTTTAAATATATGTTCAGTTAAATAACTGGGTTTTCATTTGATATCCAAGTGAGCATTTACTGCTGCTTTGAAATTGTCTACTGGGATCGATGGAGTTTTTGAAATTTTCTTTGCCAAGTAAAGTCAATGATCATCAGCAaagtaattgtaatttttttttcaaggactGAGGATAGAGGTTCTGTCCAAGAACATGTcaaaatgttgtgtgtgtgtgtgtgtgtgtgtgtgtgtgtgtgtgtgtgtgtgtgtgtgtgtgtgtgtgtgtgtatgcatatatattacagtatttactgTAATAAATGTTTCTTAAATAAATTAGATACTTATTTTGGACATTGATATCAAGCTGGGTGCTTTGTTGTGGCCgacattttcctttatttattcaatgCCGGTTCTCGTTCGTCTTCTTAATGGCTAGCATGCTTCTGTTATCTGTCTTGTGTTCACATCGTGTTTCTCCTctgcttctgtttgtctgactgtaaACAGTCTGTAAGTGTGTTATCGCCAGGCGGTCGCCATTTCCACAGTTTCAGTAGCCCAAAATCCAATAGAATTCAATTTCAGATTATAACGCCAAAAGATGGGGTGAAAATAAACATCCATCATTTTGTGATTATTCTGCCCGTATTAcaattgtgagaaaaaaaattgtgatgaaAAACTGGCTTTAATTTTCAAATCAATACAATTTTAACAACTTAATTATTATTCACAATTATTAATAGCGCAGACATTCACTCTGTCCTTGTCTGTTGATCGATTCCtctgtagtttttgttttgctaaTGTTGTCATCACCgctggaggtgaggtgggggCTGCTGCCCAATCGGGTAGCATCCAGTATTACTGGTTTACTTGTGGGTCTCTGCTGAAGGTGCGTACAGACCTGTTCCCTGAACGATCCCAGTAGAACCCTCAGCATAACTGTCAGGCCTTACCCTGGAGCAGGGGCCCCTGGGGTCCTCATGGTACATGGCACCAGCCGGCCCCATGTGACCACAGTGTGAACGCAGGTCCTGACATGAAATGCTTAAGTTTTTTGCAATTTTATGTTTAATCAAACTTGTTGCACTATTTTTCACTCTTTCACTGAGTGGTGTAGTCGTCCGCATGTTTGCTTCAGGAGGACTGTACTTCTCTGGATATTCTATTTGTAGCCAATCATGTTAGTAACCTGTTACCAGGTAACCTCATGTCCCACCAAATGCGTTCTTTCtgtatttcttccattttattGCTGCCCCTCTCCTAACACTATTTTGCTGGCAtcaaatgatgtgtgtgtgtatgcatgatcatgtgtgtgtgtgtgtgtgtgtgtgtgtgtgtgtgtgtgtgtgtgtatgcatatctgtatgtaatatatatattaaaaatataaaaaatatagttggagcaaaatcattttaatgaagacataaatattctaaaaacattttaattcaaccTGACGGAAAGCTAGAACCCAATGcagatatttttgtcatttgttgagTTTTTCCTGATAATTGTGTGTCATCAGTGCTGCGTTTTGCTCCTCTTCCAGGCCCCCACAGGCGTTCCCAGAGTGAGGTGCCAGGCTACCAGGATGGCGAGGCACACAGTGACCCTTTCACTGATATCAGTGACACCCTGCCACAGAAGTATGCCACACTCCCACGCAACCGCAACCCATTTGAGGGGGAGACTGGGCAGCTGTGGGACAGGGCAGAGCGGaaggagaaaaaggagaaggTTAGCCTTCTGGAACGTGTgacaggaaagaaggaaggcCGCAAAACCAGCAACGGGGATCGCTCGGGCAGTTCTGGAGACCTGCGGTCCCCCAACCCCTTTAGTGGGAACTCACAAGCAGATACTAACCCGTTCATCTCCAACTACAAAGTCCGGTAgtccctttttgttttttttctgtctgtggtaATGAAAGCTGTCACCTCCAGCACACCAGGCTTTCTTCATCTCACAACATGCTTTCTGCAATTTTCATTCCACAGGATTGAGACTAGTTACTGTCCCATTAATGAAAATAGTACAAAGGATAAGAAATATTCAGATTTtgtcaataacaacaaaaaccttttttacaaaatgtgatTATTACTCGTGGCTGCAGAAATGGGCTACACTCAAAATTCATAAATATCATCACGATCACTAAGCCATCGATTTTTAACAAGAAGCAAGTGTTTTGGTGAGGATTTCACAAATTTGGTTCCTCCCTTCACTTTCTCACACTCGGGTTGAGGACCCAGCTAAAAAATATTACTTTGAAAATGAGCAACTTCTGTAACTGACCTCCCTACTTAACTTCAGATTACAACAAAATGTTCAGATTTATGCAAATCTGGAATTTGTTCGATTCATAAATCTGACTTAGGACCAGCATTATGGTTATTGATTATAGTTTGTCAAAAAGCCTATAAAAAAAGGCAATTATTTTTTAGCtacatctgtttttatttctatccacacacatatataagaTTGTATAAAATAACACATAATGAATGATAGTATTAATGACAGATGTTTTGTGTAGCACCTTTCATGTAAGACATGCAGCTCAAAGTATTCCAACTCCACgtgtttcacattaaaacaacagCACATAAAGTGAGGGAAAATGCactacaaaaaatattaaaatttagtTGTGAATAGCAAACAGAGAATATTATGACTCATTTTCAAATCACCATTTCAATCTGTAACCCCTAATCCAAGTTGAGCAGTTTGTGGGACCCTCCAGTAAACCAGCAGCGTGTGGTTACAGTGTTCTCGAGTCCAGATTTAGAACCAGAATGGTAACTTCACTTgattattaaaggatttgtTATTTTACTTAAGAGTTTGACGTATTAGGACAGTATTTTGAATCACTGGCAAATGCTTGCATCACACAAGTGTCatactcaaggcccgggggccaaatgtggccccctaCATCATTTAATGtagcccgcgagagcataaaagatcagaatgtctaaaaatataaaGGGTCAAAAATGTGCtctgaccaaaactacatttcccacaatgcagtaattcagccttTTTTAACTTTGACGAAAACGTTGTGAAccaagttaatgtcctaacttgtgtttgatgttatttttctttattcactgatagtttgatccttgattgatggagttctgtgggtttaataacctgacaaattaaaaggatttatgttagaacagagaaacaaacaggtttttctgtgcaactgtaatgtttgtaccgtgaataagtaataaattcagagttatttcaCATTAAGGAGtagatacatttattttacattatattgagttacatttagttacatttattagttacttctggccctttgaggacagccgttatgctgatgtggccctcgatgaaaatgagtttgacacccctgccttaAAGTTTAAATAACCGATTGATTTTAATGTATCTCTGTCTTCATCTATTAGTCTTGGATTATTGTTCAAGCCAATAACATTTTCCTGTGTTGCATAAAGAGTTGGTGAGCAGCGCGGCTGAGTTCTGTTCTATCAGGCTGGAAGGTGTCATTAGTGTCTCTTTAGAGAGCCTCAGCCTGATAGCAGAGCCCTCTGAGCTGTAGTAATGAAATCATCTGCATGGATAGACCACCCAATTAACCACTTATCTCTGTGGGCACCAGTCCATCGTCTTCACCGCTGCCTTTGTCACACAGCGGCTCAATGGTCATTTTATAGCGCAGCGCTGGACTGCGAAAGGGTGACTTAAACACATTATTAACTGATGAAGTTATTTACAGCTGCAGGGTAAACGTGTCAAATGTGTTGTTTAATTGGACACCTTATTACACGCTGTATTAatcaaatatatataaaattactAGAGGTAGACCAACCAGTTCATCAGGTTGTCAGATTaatgtgtgaaatattttagGGAATATCTCTCAGTGAAACTTGGCCAGCCATTGATTTGTGTTGGCTCACAAAACATCCCAAGACAAATTAATGACAGAAAGGgtaaaaaagctttaaaaaaaagaaagaaagaatgtttTATGGCTAAGTTAATCTGTTccaggtttatttattgttaattgCTTTGAGTTGCTTATTTAGTTTGAAATTCATATCAGGTTTTTTatcaatttgaccttgacattcAGAGGTTGAgatttattttaagtatttattaCCGTGACTAGACAAGGAGTTCAACAGTTattcacttttttgtttgttttccaaaatgttgaatgtttttgGTGGAGGTAGAAGGCTGATGATTAATCAGCTATCAGCTTGTCCATgttccagaatttttttttacattttttttatttatcagccTTTA
This is a stretch of genomic DNA from Antennarius striatus isolate MH-2024 chromosome 11, ASM4005453v1, whole genome shotgun sequence. It encodes these proteins:
- the LOC137603589 gene encoding rab11 family-interacting protein 2 encodes the protein MMSLGQQSQKWFPTHVQATVLQASSLQPKGKNGVNDAYTIIQLGKEKYSTSVAEKTLNPVWKEEASFELPGLLLEGNPEVYELCLIVMHRSLVGMDKFLGQRSINLNEIFDNKERRKTDWYSLESKPGTKKKERGRIQVSIQFMRNNMTASMFDLSMKEKPRSPFSKLKDKMKGRKHDSGFGDTSSAILPHSAVCDTEYNRQPSVTDPKPQHEAKVKRPLLTGTHKLSAAHSMSDLIGSNACPKPDSMNSTEESGPHRRSQSEVPGYQDGEAHSDPFTDISDTLPQKYATLPRNRNPFEGETGQLWDRAERKEKKEKVSLLERVTGKKEGRKTSNGDRSGSSGDLRSPNPFSGNSQADTNPFISNYKVRDKKSSRNEDITFGRKIKDIRAKNHDVTQESTVAYSNLSFEEVVQELMKQKEVVKRRDAHIKELEDYIDNLLVRVMEETPSILRTPYEPKKKAGKLCKK